Below is a window of Phoenix dactylifera cultivar Barhee BC4 unplaced genomic scaffold, palm_55x_up_171113_PBpolish2nd_filt_p 001360F, whole genome shotgun sequence DNA.
TTTAGTGTTCCATAATTGCTTTAAAGTAGAGGATGACACGGAGATCTAGAGATGGGAATTACAAGTGTACATGGAATTAGGAGGGTTGGATGGAGCGCCAAACTATTTTTAGTATTGCTTGCATCAtagatttaaaaattattagatttttttttctaaatttatgttCTTTGAGAAAATTGAAGATTCTCTTTTCGTAGCTTCTACATTGTATCTTGTTTCCGTTGGTTAAGGTTAATAATTTTAGATAGATGCTTAGATTTGTTTATTCAGAAACAAGCATTTTATCTTTTCTCCAACTATGTGATGACGCCAAGCATATAAACCTCTCTTTACCAAAAGTATCGAATAGAAAGTTATATATTAGAAGTTTGGAGGTGTTAGAAGATATGTAGGTATATGTTTAATTCCACACGGACTATgtactgggtagatcttgggttaagaaacccaaataacatCTTTTGACTAGCCTTTTTGAATGAGGTACTGAGCTATTACGAATGGTATTAGACCAAACCTAGCTCATGGCTCACATGGACTAAGAGAATATTGCAGCATGGGCCATTTGGGTTGACCACAAACTGATCGTAATGTTCATGATTGGATTTGAAATATTTGTCATTAGATTTAAAAAGATACAGACTCTTAGCCAAGCAAAGATATTGGGGCTTAAACGAGGAACTTTGTGAGGATCCATGCAGCTGTGTATGTAGTTGCACATCGGCTATATAGTGGGTATATCTTAGATACATGTATAGGACCAAGGAATCCGAATAAGACCTtccaactaatttttttttgagtgaggtcctaggttgttacaagaagatttttaatttttccccTATAATGTAAAGGTCAAGTTTTTCTtaagaaaatataattaaagTTTGCTGCTTaactttgtttttatttttgtcaTTAGATCATTTAAAACAATTTTATTGTCAAAGAAGTTTCCATATTTTAAAAAACATTAGTAGTTGCATTTTTTTCATCCACCTTAATGTTAACCAtaagtttcttttcttttcttttctttttttttagatgcGTATGTTATCAGGCCAAAATAAAAATTCAGCTAATATACTTTGTATTGATTATATTGCCTTGGCTCTAGGTGGGAGAAAGAAGCTGATGAGATTGGGATGATGTTTTAGTGAGCTGCTCAAGAATTCCCAAACTCTCCCTTGGTAAGGTTaggaaaatttcttttttttctagcaTATTTTCATCAAGGAGCTAGGTGTTCGTGGGGAGGCAATTGCCCAAGGGAGTAGACTTAACTGGTAGAACTCTAGTTGACCCAAAAGTTGTTGAATTTTTGGCCAACTAAGATATTAACcccttcagtttttttttttaaatatggtcCGTTGTGGAATTATTTTTTCATAACTGGATTCTCAACAAATCAAAAGTTAGTTATACTCGAGCCTCCCAGATTTTTTTCATCTTGACAGAAAAATCTACCTACTTTGTTGTGGTATTGAAACTGCTAGACAAACACTAAGAGACGCCTGATCAGCTTCTCCCATGCTACTATGAACATGGAGTTGTCTCGCTTTTGGCATGTTTCTTAGCTACAATTTTAAGGTTGCATTAGCAccaaattttattcttaaagcaataaattcataatgagaatattgatgctgaaagcTATGAGATTTGTTTAACCTCAAAAGGTTGTTCCCAAAAATCTCAATGGGATAATTTTATACTACTTGATTTATTCTACAATAATggacaaagaaaagagaaattttCAAAAGTTGCTTCATTCAAGATGGCAAATCAATGAGATAACCTATCTGTTTTATTGTCTTTTTTGGAAGATTACCTATCATATGTGACAACTCACATAGTGTAACAGATGTAAAACTTGAGAGCTCATAGATCAAGCAAAGCTTTGAGATAGAGCCAACTTTATAACATATCAAGAATAAGCAAAGTTCTAATTCCTTAATTTGCTAACTAAATAAATTATGTGTAGTCTTCTGCGCCTATAAGTGCAATCTTCCGAGCTCAAACcatttcaaattcaaataaGTTCATGCTTGATCTGCGGAGCACATTCACATGAGTTTAGTCCCCTAAGCTCAAATAATTTAAGTATGACATATGACTTGACCCTCAAACCGTAATTAGCAATTCTCTCTTGATTAAGTTAGTGTGTTTGTTTGAACTTTGTTATTTTATTAGAGTAGTACAGGTACAGGGTTCCATGTGTGAAACTAGAGTTTCAGTACAGATAATtcattttgaatatttttacaaacactttaaaaaaatagaaaaaagaaaaaaagtttatGTAGACCATATCCTAAACAATCATACTGCAGCATTGTGCTATTTAAACCTATTGAAAGTCACTGCCAGGGCCACGTAAACCATATCATAAACTTGATCTATAAGTCGAAAATAGGCTTCTCTCCATTTTCTGTTGAATAATAATGGACCAAAAACGGCCCATAAACCGACTGCAAATCCTATCCCCATGCTCATATACAACCACTCGATTTCAGATCCTTCTTCATCCCCTCCAACAACATTTGGACCTTGATTTGTCTCATCATCTTTACACTTTTGAGCTAATGGGAATCCGCAAAGACCAGGATTACCAGCATAGATAGATGGGTCAATGAAGGTCTGAAACTGATTACCTGATGGAACTCTTCCTGACAAGTTGTTATATGATAAGTTCAAGTGACTCAAAAAAGTTAGTGCAATCATGCTTGAAGGAATTCCACCATAAAGGTTGTTTCTTGATAAGTCAAGTGACTCCAACTGTTGCAATGCACTGATTTTTTCTGTGATCTCTCCTATCAGATGATTCCTAGACAAGTTTAAGCTCACTAGTCCAAGAAGGCTGGTCAGTTCTTCTGGCATTGTTCCAGATAAGTTATTATCTGAAAGGTCCATAATGATCACAAGTGAAAGGAATATGCTATACTCCATGCCTGTTCCTTTTATGGTCACTTCCATATTTTCATTGTACATATAATAACTTAAAATGGATGCATGACTCTCCCGTATCACTTTCATGGCAATGAAGTTCCCAAAGCTTGAAGGAATGGTTCCTGATAAATTGTTATTAGCAAGATCCAGAATATGAAGAGCACTTagccttgatagattaggaggaaTATTTCCAACAAGCTTGTTTGATCGTAAGCGAAGGATATGCAAGGACAACAAACTTTCTCCTATCCAAGTAGGTATTGGACCAAGGAATCCATTCTTTCCAAGATCAAGAGTATGTAAACTCACACAAGTCTTCAAGGATAATGGGAGTTCTCCTGATAGATTATTGTTACTCAAATGCAACGACTCGAGATATGGTAATGAACAGATTGACGGAGGAATGCTTCCAGATAGACTGTTGCTTGAAAAATCTATGGCAGAGGTACCGACACCGAAAGAGTAATTCCAGCAATTAGGGAGCTCACCCGACAAGTGGTTTTTTGAAAGATCAAGATTCCAAAAGTCGGGCTGACAAAGAGACAAGGGAATTTCACCGCTTAAATTATTTGCAGAAAGGGAGAGATATATCAATTTAGGCATACTTTTGCCAATATTAGGATGAATCACTCCTGAAAATGAATTGTTTGATAGATCTAGTAGATGCATAGCAGAAGAATAAAAATTTGGCAAAGGACCGGTGATTCTATTGCTGGAGATATTCAAGTAATATATATGCTGGGAAAATGACCTCGAAAACCAATCTGGCAGAATGCCTAAAATTCCATTGCCAGACAAGTCTAGAAAGGAAATATTTTCTTGCGTTTGGAGCCATGCTGGGAACTGGGGTCCTAGCTTGCAAGAACCAATATTTAACACCTGAAGCTGGAAAGGAGGGATCCAATCAGACGTCAGATTCAGAATTAATTGGTTGTCTGACAAATCTAGATAATTCAACTTGGAGAAATTGGCAAGGTGTTCTTCAAACACGACACCCTCCAAAAAGTTTGAGCTAAGGTCTAAGAAAACTAGCTCCGCAAGCcttccaagacttcttgggattGTCCCATTTAGTTTATTATTGGAAAGATCTAATTTTTGAAGTGCTGACAGTCTTCCAATTGATGCAGGAATAGGACCAGAAATTGAGTTGCTACTCAAATAGAGATCTTTGAGCATTCTAAAGTCCCCCAACCGGTCCGACAAATAGCCGCTAACCTGACAGAATGACATTTCCAGAATCTCTAGGCTGTTTTTGATGCATCCAGAAaaaacttcatcaaattcatgcaAATTTTTGCTGATATTCATGCCTCCCAATCCCAAACGCTGCAGCTTACACAGACCCCCAAGTGCAGTCGGGATTTTGCCTTCAAGAAACTGATTACCAGTTAATTCAAGGAAATTGAGCGAAGCCAGATTCTTAATTGCAGGCGGAATGATGACCCGAAAAATATTGTTGCTGAGATCGAGGTGCTCAAGGCTGCTTATGTTGAACAACCAACCAGGCATCGTCGAATTAATGAAATTATCAGAAAGATCAAGAACAGAAAGTGAAGTAAAATTCACATGAGGAAGAGAGACTGGAATGGCCTTGATGTCACAAAGGGACAAGTGTACCTCAACAATAGAAGGGAGCATGTTTAGTGCTTGCAGCCAGTGAGCACCTTCTGTGAAATTCACATTCCCCATATGGAGATATTGCAGAGAAGAAAGATGAGAAATCCAGAGGGCATTATCAATGATGAATTCACGAACATGATCAAGATCACTATAGAGATCAAGATATTGGAGGCTCGATAGATTCCCAAGCTGGGGTGGGATCAGTCCACCCAAACCAGCATTGGAGAGGTTAAGATATTTGAGCTGACGGAATGAGCCCACGAATTCTGGGATGCGAAGTCCTCCAAAGTTGTTCATGCTCAGGTCAAGGTAATTCAGGTGTTTCAGACCAAGTAAGGAAGGCCTCAACTCACCTCCCAAGCACCACTTGTTATCGTCAATGAGTGAGAATGGGTGTGGGTTTTGGAGGTCAAGCTTGACAACATGGCCAGTCCGGTTGTCACAAGCGACGCCTTCCCATGTGCAGCAGTCGTCACCGACCCAAGAAGATAGCCTGTTGGTGGGATCTTTGAGGCCTGCTTTGAACCCAAGAAGAGCATTCCTTTCAATCAGCATGCAGCCTGGGATTGAATCTCCATTGAGTTTTCTCACTTGAGAGCACAGAAAAGCAAAGAACAAAAGTAGAAGCTGGGCTCCTTTTAGATCCATGAATTTAGCTGCTGTGAGATGGAGTAGATGGATCTCGTATTCTCGTTATATTTATCTGAAGCAGATTCTGAATTCCAATAAATTGCCGTCCATGACCCGCCAATAAATTGACCTCTGAATTCCAATAAATTGCCGTCCATGACCGGCTAATAAATCGACCTCTGAATTCCAATAAATTGCCGTCCATGACCCGCCAGCAAGATCAAGCTTCTTTCTACACCACACATGACTTGAAAACAGTCCATTGTCCGTGGGATATTTACGAAGAGTCCTTTCCACACTGCACAAAACTTTGATTCACTCCAAAGTCCGTGGGATATTTACGAAGACTTCTTTCCACACCACACATGACTTCTTGTAGTCAAAAGTCTGCGAGATATTTACGAAGACTTCTCTCCACACCACACGACTTCGGTGTGCTTGTCCAGCAGGCCTGAACTCGgacaatttgtaccaaaacgaGACTAAAGTCATGAAGGGCTGGAATAGTTGCAGTGCTTCCACATCCAATGAGAGAAACCGTGTAAGTGAGTATTAATCTAATACTCATGTATAACTTCTGTGTTCTTGGTCACCGGTTCAAATCTTGATAAATGCTATCAAAGCCAATTCTGTTGGaaactttgaatttttttataaaagattaaaatttttaaaaaaagaattttagTTCTTTCCTATTTTAGGAAATCCAGGGTTTTAAAATACGATTTTAAATAATCCACATTGGAATTGTAAAAGCAAGCGCTCTTGCATTCATATATGGCTTGTTCCTTCTAGCTTTAAGTTGGGTTTTAAGGATAGCGGGTAACAACGACACATGCCCTCGCATACTCGGCTTGGCTTGGCCAACTAGGCCATGCGTTGGCATGCGCGACGCATATGTGCATGCACGGCAAACATGTTTTCCCACACACCTgaagttaaatttaaaatttcaatttcaatttaagattcaaatttgatTTCAATCTGTAATGTGTGCGTTATAGATCAAGTTTAGTTCCGTATTGAACTTCAGAACGTTATGTTGACTTCGATAAATAACGTGCATGTACTGGCGGGCCTTTATGAGGTGCCGGCAATATCAAAGCTGTTGAGGCCTTTATGGGTCTCTTTAGCAATAACCCAGACCCAGCCTATAAAAAGGGTCCAGATTCAGGGGCTTAGGATCATTGGTTCCTTGTGCTACTGCTTAAAGCCTTACTCAATTTTTTCCCACTCCTTTCAATTTACTTTCCATAAGAAATagtggaaaaagaaaaggatctAGACTCGATCTCAAATAGCCCTACAGGCCATGGGCTTATTCATGGGCCATTTAAAGGATCCAGCAGACCTTGGCTTGTCTCGGGCCCTTTAGCAACTTTGCCTTGGTtatccaaccattctttggcgTGAAGGGGACGAAATGACATTGTAGGTGAGGTCGAGTAGAGGATTCTTTGGCATGAAGGGAATGAAACAACATCGTACGTGAGGTCGAATAGAGGTTGTTTGGCTTGAAAGAGTGGTACGAGTGCATGTGGAGGCATTTCTTGCCAATAAGGATAGTCTAGGACCACAAAGCGACCTACATCTTGAGAGACAATCAACCAACCCTTACATCATGAGGGTGAAATGCTAAAAAGATGGAAAGGATGGACcttaaaaaagagaaggaagcaAGGCAAGTGGTATCAACGTTTCCGATAAGAGTCTATAATAGGAGATGTCCATTGAGTCAAGATGCTTTAGTGATgaaagaaattcaaaaccaACTTCGACCATATTTGGTAGAGGGGATAAGTTTTGGAAGAATATCCCTATATCTGATAAGTTATTTCACGAGATATATAAGtctctttttttatatttatttggtTCGACAAAACAGTGAGAGAATAAAAGAGTGCATCAAGTTTtgtaataataaatattttattacaatCACAAAATTGCCCTCcaaccttttggtgtatttaaAAAATGGGTTGGGATAAACTAGTAATTGAAGTGGGTAAATATCCTTTGTTCCATGGAATAATTTTATTCTATCAAAATGGTATAATGGAGCTATccgttctctcccttttttttatttttggcactTAAAACTAATATAGctattttagaatatttttcgGTATTTGGCTAGATAACTCTCAATTTGAGGGGGGGAACTTATCATCTCTATTAAATATTGTCTTAGGATATCCAATGCAGCTTGACATGGTGTGATCTAATGGTGAAAAAGAAAGTAATTACTTCAACTCATTCAActcgatttttttaaaaaaattaaaaatagaaaatatggtGAAAATAATGCTTTGACCCTCTTTTATTTCATTAAGAAATAACAAACTAAATTACACATAGTCTCTATTTATATTAGTATAATCCGTTCTTCCACAATTAATTTAAGTTGGATTCTTTTAGTTAAAAGAGGACACTTCTTTCCCAAAATAAATATGAGTAGTTTAAATAATCTTGGAAAACTAACATATACAAGAGGTAGACCTCTACTTCTACATCAATTTTATCTACAGTCACTTCACCTAATTCTTCTTAGATTGGAAGATACGTCATGTCAAGATCTTCCAAATAATGAAATTTAATCTTGATCTCTCGATACACCACACATTTAAAGAGGGTACTATGTTGTAGAGCTCCAAAAATTATCTAACTAAATCGGACATTATATGGGCATATTAGGATCTACGAAAGTTTGGTGTATGATTCAGTTTTCCGATATAGTAAATTTTTCTATTCAATCCCAGTAATGGCTAGAATGATCCACATCAAGTCTACTAATCCTTATGAATTATAGTATTTAGGTGTGCTCCTGCAATTTAGATTAGTTATTTATTGGTTGTGATGTCCTTTCCTATGCCCCACTCGAATAATGGTGGATCGTCCACAATGAAGATTTGGGAGTTCTAGCAATGAAGATGAGTGGCTATTGTTGGCAAGGTCCTTTTGGGAATGATTTTTTATGTTATAGTGAAGATGTGGCCTTAACTCTTAAGGAGGGATGGAGCTATGGGCAGCAGCAGGTTAGGCGGCA
It encodes the following:
- the LOC120108492 gene encoding receptor-like protein EIX2, whose product is MPEELTSLLGLVSLNLSRNHLIGEITEKISALQQLESLDLSRNNLYGGIPSSMIALTFLSHLNLSYNNLSGRVPSGNQFQTFIDPSIYAGNPGLCGFPLAQKCKDDETNQGPNVVGGDEEGSEIEWLYMSMGIGFAVGLWAVFGPLLFNRKWREAYFRLIDQVYDMVYVALAVTFNRFK
- the LOC120108490 gene encoding receptor-like protein EIX2, whose amino-acid sequence is MLIERNALLGFKAGLKDPTNRLSSWVGDDCCTWEGVACDNRTGHVVKLDLQNPHPFSLIDDNKWCLGGELRPSLLGLKHLNYLDLSMNNFGGLRIPEFVGSFRQLKYLNLSNAGLGGLIPPQLGNLSSLQYLDLYSDLDHVREFIIDNALWISHLSSLQYLHMGNVNFTEGAHWLQALNMLPSIVEVHLSLCDIKAIPVSLPHVNFTSLSVLDLSDNFINSTMPGWLFNISSLEHLDLSNNIFRVIIPPAIKNLASLNFLELTGNQFLEGKIPTALGGLCKLQRLGLGGMNISKNLHEFDEVFSGCIKNSLEILEMSFCQVSGYLSDRLGDFRMLKDLYLSSNSISGPIPASIGRLSALQKLDLSNNKLNGTIPRSLGRLAELVFLDLSSNFLEGVVFEEHLANFSKLNYLDLSDNQLILNLTSDWIPPFQLQVLNIGSCKLGPQFPAWLQTQENISFLDLSGNGILGILPDWFSRSDSS